From the genome of Candidatus Thermoplasmatota archaeon, one region includes:
- a CDS encoding MFS transporter: MSEKNISYEMSRGRRYVIFIVFLMALVAIMDQYLSFIEATIIPDITHEYGVSASEFSWWEAIYFIPTFFIFLLNGLTDIIGRKYAILILILLMGFSSLAVVVATPSFHLFMVCLGIITFTTVSNMWTIPVSEEAPAEKRAKMVAIVYAVSLIPFAAILPIMINRLGLGWKWMYGVMFLFMIPVVILWFFMKETYRFEQVREERRKGIRKKHLYGLGIINRADVKYIGFSAVIWMCWLVISLIGGKWIGYYFREIHGYSVESWSMIFLGILLLMLVGSLAGGWTMDRIGRKKGLLIGCSGLGLFMGLLGFVPITIAQIVAPVTGFFMGFSYIWIIVYIPEIFPTDRRGACMGWTTTIARVSYVAGPMFAAVLLTMFPTMDYFWICAGLVMIIPIVLVFVFHPYETKTKELERIEVERVHG; this comes from the coding sequence ATGAGTGAAAAAAATATATCGTATGAGATGTCTCGAGGACGACGCTATGTGATCTTTATTGTTTTTTTGATGGCACTCGTCGCCATTATGGATCAGTATTTGTCGTTTATTGAAGCAACTATAATCCCTGATATTACCCATGAATACGGGGTTTCTGCCTCTGAATTTTCCTGGTGGGAGGCAATCTATTTTATTCCAACGTTTTTTATTTTTTTACTCAACGGGTTAACTGACATTATTGGAAGAAAATATGCGATATTGATTCTGATTTTACTGATGGGTTTTTCTTCACTTGCTGTTGTGGTTGCAACTCCTTCGTTTCATCTGTTTATGGTATGTCTTGGGATCATTACGTTTACCACGGTTTCAAATATGTGGACGATTCCAGTCAGTGAAGAAGCACCTGCTGAGAAACGAGCAAAAATGGTTGCTATCGTTTACGCAGTCAGTTTGATTCCGTTTGCTGCGATTTTACCGATTATGATCAATCGTCTCGGCCTTGGTTGGAAATGGATGTATGGAGTTATGTTCCTTTTCATGATCCCGGTCGTGATCTTATGGTTTTTTATGAAGGAAACGTATCGTTTTGAACAGGTACGAGAAGAACGCAGAAAAGGTATCAGAAAGAAACACCTCTATGGTTTAGGGATTATCAACAGAGCTGATGTGAAGTATATTGGTTTTTCAGCGGTTATTTGGATGTGTTGGCTGGTCATTTCCCTCATCGGAGGAAAGTGGATTGGATACTACTTCCGGGAGATCCATGGATACTCGGTTGAATCATGGTCAATGATTTTCCTTGGAATTCTGCTTTTAATGCTGGTCGGTAGTCTTGCCGGCGGATGGACGATGGATCGAATCGGACGGAAAAAAGGATTGCTGATCGGATGTAGCGGCCTTGGTTTGTTCATGGGGTTACTTGGATTTGTTCCTATAACGATTGCGCAGATTGTTGCGCCGGTGACTGGTTTCTTTATGGGATTTTCGTACATCTGGATTATCGTGTATATCCCTGAGATTTTCCCAACAGATCGACGGGGTGCCTGCATGGGATGGACGACGACGATCGCTCGGGTTTCGTATGTTGCTGGACCGATGTTTGCCGCCGTGTTGTTAACCATGTTTCCTACGATGGATTACTTTTGGATCTGCGCAGGGCTGGTCATGATCATTCCGATTGTCTTGGTTTTTGTATTTCATCCGTATGAAACGAAAACTAAAGAGCTTGAACGCATCGAAGTGGAACGAGTACACGGTTAA